The sequence below is a genomic window from Mugil cephalus isolate CIBA_MC_2020 chromosome 14, CIBA_Mcephalus_1.1, whole genome shotgun sequence.
GAAAGGAGCATCCCTGAAAGGCTTAGTCATTGACAAGAAAAGATGCGGGGGCAGCGTGAGTGGGAGCACTTCAGAAAACTGTTGTCAGTTCACGCAGTTTGTCTCACAAGTCCACATATTAAATAGTTCTTGGAAATTATGGTTATTTATGTCCTGTGGgctaaaaaggaaaaggaccACTCACGTTGTAATCAGCCCGTAGCTCAAAAGTCGGCAACTGTGGTGTGTGGGGGAGTGTAAACACCCATGGAATGTGCCGCCGTCCAAGCAACGTCCCTTCTTATTTCAGCAGGACAATGCCCAGGCACATTCTGCACGTGTTACCACAGTGTACTAGTCTGGCCTACCTCTGCCACTAAAAATGTGTGGAGCATTATAAAGAGCAAAACACGACAACGGAGACCCGGGACTGTTGAGCAACTGAAGTCGTACATCAAGTAAGAACGGGAAAGAATTCCATCtatcgtcttttttttttatgtaatttttttaaggTCTTaacttttttcctgcttttaatGACAAAGTGGGCAGTCACTTTTTAGGTAACCTTCATGTCTTTGAGTGAAGTAGCatgcaattattattaattattattattatgactccaccaaacacaaataaaaacacagagacaaagaggaaaaagtcaACCGGTCCTTTACTCTTCAGGAAAAGCAGCCCATATGGATGTTGTCAAACCTGAATCTGGAACGACTAATGGAACTACCCACTAACACGCACAACCCATTTCAGATTACAGTTTTTTCTTTGCCCCAGGGGCAATAAAGGTGACCAGGTTAAACAACACCCAAACTTATCAGATCAACAGGAGCTAACTGGTGTGCGAGTGAATAAGTCTGTCTCTCATGAGCACAGTtccattgttttaaaaatgaaagttgtGTAACTGTCTGGCTTGAGCGACGGGCTCTGCGTAGTGTCGGAAAATGCTGGAGTTCATCCCGACCTGCCCCACAAACCTCCTCGGGTCAGGGTATCAGGCCTTCTTTTCAATGTCAAGGCAGCCGCTGGTGGCCAGCTTTCGTATAGGTACGACGAAAAGCCAGAAACGTTGCAGTGTCTCCACAGATTTCTCAGTATCCTCTTTGTGTCTCCAGATGAGCTGCAAAATACTGGTACTTCCAAGAATCTCTTAAACCGTTGTATAAACCCTGGATCTCAGTAGTAGGTAGTTGAGGAAGTTACTCTcagttcttctgttttctgaaaactACTTCAGTGAATGAGTGCAAAGCTCATATTACAAAATTACAttctagtaaaataaacacaccatattactgtaaaaaaacaaaaaaaacatttaaagcactACAGTGCAAAATCTCCTCAAATGGGATGTCTTTAGAATGagtatttttcttcatttattcagtCAGCTAGCACTGCTAGCCACAGTAGCTAGCAAACCATGGACCCATAAATAGTCAACTAGCCACGTAAAATAAATTcccttttaattttattcagttattctGTCACTCAGACATACGTCACGTTAGTTGAAGTCATTATATTAGTATAAGTTAACTGGTGGCAAATACTGAAAATGTGAATGATAAATAAGTGGAGGAGTGCAGGTTTTAATTCTATGTTTACATTTGACCCAATTGGACATTGAACAggtgataaaatgtgttttgtggtATTAGAAAGGTCAAACTGAGAAGACTGCAGAAAAAAGGGgtattaaaaatgtatcaaagAGATTTACCTTCTGAGAACGTTTGCGTGCTTGTGCAGCTCCACTCGGATGAATGAGGAAGAGagttctgtgtctttgttgagCTGTCGGCCTGCAACTTTAATTACTCGAGTGTCACGGCTCAGATAACACTGCCTCTGTCGCagcgtgcatgtgtttgcagcAAGAAAGCTCTGAATGTATTCTTGTTTAAGAGCCTTGGAGGTCGGGGGGACACATTTTCTTATATTTGCGAGTTGTATGCTTGTTAAcgaaaaactgcaaaataaagtttataaaaaaaaatgggaaggACAAAAAAAGGCTCTGAAAGTAACACTGTCCACCACATGCTCAGCTGGTAAATATAGACTCAGCTCGTGACCAAATCTACagctaaaagtaaaataacagaaagaatGGAAATACAACTCCATATGATGTTTCTCCGTACCTGTTGGATGTGTAAATAAGAAACACTTCACTAATACATTTGAGACACTTCCACTTGAAAGGTGATATGGCCGCGGTGTTTACAACTTGCCTCTTCTGATTacaagttaaaatatttattattctcTACTTCCGTTTCAATTTGCAAAGAGGCCTATGACAAATGGGAGGAAAGATGAGGACATCGGgtcaaaattaaatatatactgGCACAGGAAGAAGCTTTTAGGAAGAAGCTTTTAGGAAGAAGCTTTTAGGAAAAGGGAAGCAGAAAGAGGAACTACCTGACCCCGACGCTACAATGTCTTTCAAGTAAAATTAATTCACTTTTTCAAATATGACTCATTAGAAGAGAAAGGAATGGATTTGTTTGTGAATCATCTCAGTCACATGCAGAACACAAAGTGGGTCACACCGTAACTTGGCCGTCCATTGTACAGTTTATTATCTTCTTTCAACGTGAGGTAATTATTGCTGTTTTCCTCAGTGTTAAACTGTATCCACAGTCTTATGACAGTCACGTCTGAATATAACGAAGCAGCATACTGGAAAAGGCGTAACTTCCTGTACCATAAGTACAACATGTGCATTCTGTGGAATAATGTCATTACATGTCAACACGATGGAGCAATACGTTTGCCAGTTTAGACCCTCCAGTGAAGAATTATACTgacctcatcaaaaacatgtttaactTCTGATTAAAAGTGTTGTTGCATAACTGCTACAGCAGTCCGTGGAGTGCAGCACGACAATAAAAGGCACTTTGGTAAATGCTAagatgcaaaagaaaagaaactagtGATATGCATGTTTAGTCTACCATGACACCGTGTAAATTACAGTTTTAAGAGCAGAAAATGTACAGAGAACAggaataaacaatataaacaaaatTAGCATTAGTTCTAGGGGCTCTGCTCCGTCCCGACAGAGGAAGCAGAAGTCCATACGGATTTGTGTTGCCGTGACACGCTGCAACTCATGGTGGCAGTGTCAGGAAACTAGGAGTTCAGGAGTTCAGTTTTTATACTTCCTTATATACGATAAGTCGGAGTGGCGGAGAGGTTAAGGGTCACCACAAAACGGGGAAGTTCAGTTTGCTGAAGCCGGGGTCTCTGCGCAGCTCCCAGTATGTGTCGTTGCTCACCCACGTGTCGTCCTTTGACTTcctgcacacacaaatgaaatcttttatttaataaaatcttGCTTCAGTTGTATTTTAAGTGAAATAAGTATTgcatattttgttgttgtgatgatCCCAACTCTTATTTAACAGTCCATCTTATCTAACACACCACACTGCCCGTGCATGTGATCTCTGATCATGTGACGAGGCAATTATGTGGAGAAACACACGTGGGCACCGTGTCTGATGGAGACTATATGGTTAGAGACAAGCTGAGCAGCGTACTTGAAAAAGCGTGGCTGGTGGATCATGTTGTTGTCCTGCAgcactttcctcctctccctctggaGCTGCTCTAtcctctgtttctgctcctcaGCTCCTTCCGTGTTGCCCTCCTCCAGAAGCCTGAAAAGGAGGATATAGTAAGCACATCAGGAAAAAGCAGCAGACATTTGCTTCTACTAGAGTGACAGCAGCattcagcaaaaaaacacacaaatgaaaacttaaaaaaaaaaagaagagaaagaaaaataacagtttatGTGTAATAGCAGCTGCCTCCATGCCTGTAGCATCTCAATGCTCATGCTTACTTTTCAAATATTACACCTAGTGTTGACTGAAACATACATGAAAATATAATCACTGTAAATCAGGATGTTAGTAAAGTATCCACAGATTACATTAATACTACATTTCATATTGTCATCTTATAAGTTCTTATATGACTGATGCTGAGGAATATATCAGTTGAACTACAGGGTTCAAAATGTTACTATACATTTTAAAGGGCAGTCTCTCTATATATATGAGAGGAAGCTGATATCCCTGTGAGTTCATTTTCCTGGATCTAAACCCAACagactgttgccatggttatgTTCATATCTCTGACTTCTCTTCTTCACAGCACATGGACTAAACCAGACTTGGCATGAGAAAGTCATGTTTGTTTGAGACCAAATGGTCAGAATTGTCAGCTGCTACTATCAGAATtaacaataaatgacaaaaaataaggCAAAGTTTGTGAGCAGACAGCTGTTTTTTGCGTGTACTCTGCAAGCTACCTCTGGTCCGGCCTGAAGCGTGTGTCTGTGGGGGGCAGCAGAGGTCTTAATGTGAAGTCCAGCTCATTCAACTCCACTGCAAACTGGGTGAAGCCGTAGTACTGCTCTTGTTCCTCTGGCATGGGGTCTATGTCAGGTGATAAGGTCAGCTACGCCGCTTGACTAAGTAAGTTAAGCCTTTGTAAACGACATTTCCAGAAACCAATTACTCACTTGCTCTCCAAATACACGTAGCGGAAGGAGGGTCTCCTTGAAACACTGACTCATGCCATTTTCCAAAAATGGAGTGGACCACTTTTCCGTTTGAATCTGTAACAACGCCCTCTATCTCATTAACCGTCGAGCTCCATGATCttgcctgaaaagaaaaaggggaacCATTTGTATGTGTATGGACAGAAGACATATGTTGCACAGACACTGTACACATGACAGAAACTATCTAATAAATGTTGTataattttataaaaaaaatgttccatgtctgtctttaAAGTACGGTTCAGACTCATTGAGGTAGAGTTCTTGATCGGTTCTTGTTATTGTGTGAACTTGGTGTGTTAAAGCATCAACACAAATCCAAATTCATGAGGTAAAACTCATGAAATAATACAGCAGTGGACcaactgtgtgtgttctgtggtGTAAAACTACATTTGTCAGTGCCATTTAATGTAACGGGTCCAGTTCCCTCTTGGAAAAGGCTGTTTAATGCCCCAATACATCTACTATAATACAGGCCGACTATGAATAAGCAGCTCATACAGTCCCACTACAAGGAAGCCATCAGTTTATCCATCCATCAACTATTACTGCTCATCACTGGAGGGTCAGAGGGGGGCTGGAGCATATCCCAAGTGTCACTGGTCATTGTGCAAGACTTTAATATTTTGGGAAGCACTTCTTCTTTTGTCCAGTAGAGGGAGCTGTTTGTCTTTATAACGCTACTGGTCAGACATGGTCAGAGTCGTCTGGCATTAAATAAAACGGCATTAACCTTTGAACAAGTGTGACGTTGTTTATGCTCTAGTGAGAGGATGACAACAGTAAAATCACGTGCTGAAATCCAACAAACCTTGATAATTGCAAGACTCTAACAGAGGTCCACGTGAATGTGACAAATCAATACATACTGAGATAGGAGGAACTAGATAGGACAATAAGGGAACATTTTATTTGCGTTGTAAAAtatttctttcctctcttgACTAAATGACTGAGGATAGTGTTACTTTCATTCACTGCTGGAGCTGAAGCAGAGTGTTTCCTAACCTTGATAAATGTTACTTTACACTGGCAGGCGtcactgtttatatttttgatgGCCATCTCTCCGTAGTGTTCGATCCAGCGCTGGCCGCTCAGGATGTTATGGATGCATGATGTCACTTTGTTCCATTCGTAGTGGTCCCCAAACCTGgaagcatcacacacacacacacacacacacacacagtttagctTGCACTCTGCACACTGATGTGGCCACTTGTATTGAATATATACACTCACGGAcagcacatacaaacacacgcCCACACAGAGTAAGTAAAGGACCTACGCAGGTAGTGTGACATGTGTGGTTCCCATGGGAACTATTTCCATGGATTTGCCCcagaatttatttttccaccGAACATCTAAAAGAGAAATgatcacaaaacaaaaggtgaGTGCTTGTTGACAATGGAAACTGCTGTATTATCTTAATGTAGTTTGTGTATCTGGTCCCTTCAGTGAAGAATAAAGCAACTATTTATGTCCACAGACGGAAATGGAAACAGAGCAAAgggctgcattttcttttactaCCAATGCTTAGTTGTTTTTGAGCTACAGAAAGAGTGATCATAAGGCCACTTTTCACCTAGAACATGCTGCAAATTCCTGGGAAAAAAAGGTGTGGCAGCATGATGTAAGTACAAGTAAGTCCAGtcaaacacagaggagatggGGTGTTTATTCCAAACACGCTCTCTTGTACTCACCTTGCCAAAAGGTAAAGTTCTTTGAATCTGAGTGACAAGCTGACACAGGTGGGTGATGACTCACCTGGGAAGTGGAGAGAAGAGGTAATAAGGGTCTCGTCAAAACGTTCTCAGCGTAgtaattaatcagttaaaaatGAACTCAAAAGGTGACATGTAACCAGCTACAAAGCCGCtgagtcatttattttgagGGATCCGTGCGTCTTGactgctttttttctgcttgtgaaTTATGTAACGTGGATATGCAACTCTACATTTAAGTGTAGATGTAGATTATGTTACAAGTTAAAACCTTGTGAACGGAAAGAACAGCGCCCTCTTCCTGTTATAGGTACACTCGCTAGTTCATCTGTAACTAATCAATAGCTCCGTTTCCATTACAGCTTTTCACTAAATGAAAGCGATATCTCTGAAATTTTAAGTACAATCGTGCtccattgaaatgtgttttgcgaatgagctgtgactcattcactttgaggaagatggacttcaaaatgaactggtcacatgacctacTGCGTCATCTCCAGAGACGCTGGTGACGGGGAATTGCAAaataaagtgtttccattgcactttagCAACACACTGTTATAGCAACAGGTATTTTAGTACAaatagtgatatttgagaggtttcgTGTATTTGTAGGGGTAATGAAAACGCACATGTTCTCCAACCAAAGTGGACAAgcctaaataaatcaaacacttCTGTGTTTACCAGCACCACCAGCTACATcttccaaaatgatcatacaatTTTTCACTGTTTCCATGTACTGTAAATCGAATTATTTAACAAGGAATAAAGGCagaatatattataatatactggttttcacttgtgtacccAATGAACTGTCAAGTGAGTGCacataaaacaggaagaggGCGCTGTTCTTCCAGTTCACAGGGTTTTAACTTGTCTGATGAAgtgttacatttatattttgatCTGTGTATCAGTATTTCGTCTAGATTTAATACAATTAACCTAATCagatgtctctctgtgttagacctGTGATCGACTGGCTACTTgttcagggtgtaccctgcctctcacccaatgaaaGCTGGGACACCGCCAGAGGTTGAGAgtacaagcggttacagaaaatgagtgaatgaatttAACTACAGCGAGATAATGTATTCAACACTTCACTGATGAAATTACTCTTTACATGTTATCTTTGTAGGTTACATTTAGTAAACTGAATGAATAACTCATGTGCAAGCTGCGTGACTTCTACCTGTTCAGCTATAAACCTGTAGCCCTTGTCAGGTCTGTCACACTCGTACGTCTCACCCAGCACTGGGTTAAAGGGTTTGCTGCCTGCTCGATGGAAGCTGGATGCATAGGCAGATATTGCAAACGTAGCAACGTACACCTGCACAGAAAAGGACAAAGGAGATGGATAAATATTGAAATTACTGGTATGTGTGCTATGACACTCTGCGTTCATGTCAGTGTGTGACTGTAAACTGTGTCTAGGACTGTGAAGGTAATATTGTGTGTAGGCATGTGCTTCAGATGCCAGCTGTGTTTAAATCAGCGTACGGGCTGTGTGGCTTCTCATACTTGACACCATTTAGATGTGGGCAAATGTGAATTTGTGTTAAAGAATATTAATCCTCAGTACGTAGGTGGTATTGAGCTTACtgtttattgtgtctgtgtggacaGACTATCCACCGCTTACATATGCACATGTCTGCTTTTCTGATGTCCGAATCTATTTATGTGTGGGTTAATTAGCCTCAACGCCAGGAGACTTGAACTCACACCTTCCAAATTCATTAGTATGAGTACAATTAAACCACATTAACAAGGTTCTATGTTGCTCGTGCAGGTTTCCTTACCATGCGCTGGTAAGGGTCTTGAGTCTGGTTAGCGGTGTCCAGCAGGTCGCTGTACTCCAGCTCCTCACACAGCCTCTGCAGGGTGTTCAGCGGCTCATTGAGCTGCACCGGCATGGCCACCTTGGACAGGTCCTTGCCGATGTTGTTTCTCAGGATGTTCCACAGGCTCACGCTGCTGGTGGGTCTGGTGGAGGGCAGCGTGGAGCGTCGGCGAGCCAGGGTCACCACGCTGCTGACTGCAGGGCGGTTCACGAGGGCGGGGCAGGAGACACAAAGAGTAGGGACAAATGAGACGGAGCAGGAATGGTTTCTTGAACTGTTCAAATGACAGATGCGGTGAAGTCTCATTGTTCAAAGCTTATTTGAATGGAGATAAAAATACATTGTAGCTTCAGGGGCGACATTTGTTCCACCCAGTGAGAAGAAACTCTAGTAGACTACATAGTGATTAGACCCCCCTGACTCcccaaatttacatttctttaaatacacattaacataaatccaacatattttagtaaagcgacaagggatagcttaatatttaattgcaaaatgataataataatgtacatttgtaaaaagccttaggccaagtttaatatagaacacacaatAATAGGTaatggggtccttggcctgactaacgttgaagactcctgctctaGTAGATCTGTTTACTGACACAACTGATTGGGATATGTTAGTGTTTAAGCTGTTTAATTTAGATAagcaaaattaaatatatttacatatgcatatatttatgtgtatatatatatatatatatataaaccacataaatgcaaataaaaccaaCATTTGTATTTCAAACTGATTCACCATTAAAGCTACCTGGAAGCAAAGGCATGTGCGACCATGCGGCGCCACCATCTGCAGCAGTGAATTAATGACGCCTGATCACAGATGCTTTGTCACATACTGTGCGATGAACCGTTGCAATAAGTTTGTAAACACGTCTGGAAGTTGGCGCTGGCCACGTTCAACACGTTTACTGAGAAAATGAGTAATTTCCCTGATTCCAGACATTCACATTTTATCTGACGTTGACACTTCCTGCAAAATACCCGCACAAAGACGCTTAATCAGAAAGTCCCTGCCTCTTCTTGGCAGAATGAGGTTTATTTACGTCTCTTTGAGGTTTATTTATGTCTCTTTGTGCCCATTGTTGGTGTTCAGTATGACTTCACAACGAGACacacaacttgttttttttgtttagtttttttttttttcatgtaccCGAGTTGTGTCTCTCACTGCCTCCCCCGTTGCTGTAGGTATCCATGGAGACACTGTCACTGACATCACTGATGTAAGAGTCATCGTCGGACACCTGGAGACGGAAAATCGATGATAAAAGGTCAGTGAGCCACCACAATATAGTACAAAGAGGACAATAACACACTATTCAAATACTTGCATCATAGGTACAGAATACAAAAGGTGAATAGAATACTCAGGAAAAGACCTTttatattttgagaaaaaaaaacgtagttTGCATTTTGGGAAACTGATTAACTTCCAACTTCCTGACACACAGTGTCTACACAGACAGCGTTTGAACCAAGATTTTGTGTCAACCGTGtcacagtcagactgaacagaagtGTATAACGAATAAAGTTTACCTGCATTTTTAGTTGGGGTTTATAAAGGCGCCATTAAAACTGCCCGTCCTCCACAGCTCAACGAGCAAGAGAGACAGGACAGAAGTATTGTTCCAGTGAGGTGGAAAGTgaatgaagagagggagcggcGTTGGCGAGAACAAAGCAGTGagtcagacaaataaaaccttaTTTTCTGATTGTTTCGTGGCGGTTACATTCTGAAACGCAACTAAACACGCCCACACCTCCTTGCAACCGTGCAGGAAGGTGCTGCATTGCTGGATTTTCAGTGAATGCAGCTGAAAGGCACGCTTCAAACAGACACGGACCTGCAGCTCTTAATGAATCAATGAGGAGAAAGACGAGAGAGTTAAACCACTATGGTTTTTTTTAAGTCTCACTCTCCACCTGGCTGAAGGCTACATACCCACTGTCAAAAGGATGCGGCGCaggaataaaggaaaaaaaggaagaaaaaattcAAACAGGGGTCAAGGTCTCTGGAGATACACTGCCACACACCTCTTGAGGGTCGTACGTGATGACTGACGCTTGTCTATTAATTTATATGTGGTTTGTTTTGAGAAGGATCGTGCTTGTTTTACCTTCAATCAATACAGCTGTTTACACTGTGGGGGTATGTATTCAAGTGTCATGAATGCTATGCATGTCTCAAGGAAAGTGAAGCATATTTTCAAGGTTTCAGGACTATTTTTCTCCAATTTAAAAGTGCAACTAGAGTCACTCTTTGGACTCGGCTGACCAGTGCGCTCAATACGTTGCCTGAATGActcctgtgaacacacacagacagagcacTTGCTGCTGCTAGAATTCTGTGTAGACGCTGTGTTATGGATTACTAGGCTGAGCGAATGATTCATTGTTATTGACTCTGAATGTAGACAAGATAACAGATGTCTGACctcagatgaagaagaggagaggaggtacTCCTGAGCGTCAAAGAACTCCGATATGGACTCTGGAATGGACGCTTTGCTCTCATTGGACGCCTGGTGGACCAAAGAGTGGGAGGCGCTTGCACAATCCTGGTTGGTTATTAAGATGCAGTAAAATTAGACCTGTGGCAATAGGCGGCGGACATTTGTGGAATAATAATGCAGAGCCGCAGAGGCACTCACTGAGGCATAGGCAGTCTTCAGGCCCATGACCTGAGATGGCTGGGGGGCCTG
It includes:
- the LOC125020067 gene encoding oxysterol-binding protein-related protein 3-like — its product is MTSPSPTHSDSSGSSKHDSNQDSWEIVEGLRGVPASMQEPARQEGLLLKRRKWPMKGWHKRYFMLEKGILKYAKRGTDLKKGKLHGCIDVGLSVMSIKKKAMCIDLDTEDNIYHLKVKTPELFEEWVSKLRNHRVFRQNEIAMYPHERHLFHPHAASSPSLNDSLRKRSTLTKQASVHQAKVSSWLHSSEDMDKCCKDLEECESYLQELNLLLKSMEVLHRTYSAPAISALQASTYDIPKKEKRPRRWRSKNNSKETKTTLQVPSCISSKPPRLHASNPNLSITESNTQEVCPESPDSPTDASRLQEDFCRLANNIHVTLKSAFSSLAAERDRLRHTIDLQAPQPSQVMGLKTAYASDCASASHSLVHQASNESKASIPESISEFFDAQEYLLSSSSSEVSDDDSYISDVSDSVSMDTYSNGGGSERHNSVSSVVTLARRRSTLPSTRPTSSVSLWNILRNNIGKDLSKVAMPVQLNEPLNTLQRLCEELEYSDLLDTANQTQDPYQRMVYVATFAISAYASSFHRAGSKPFNPVLGETYECDRPDKGYRFIAEQVSHHPPVSACHSDSKNFTFWQDVRWKNKFWGKSMEIVPMGTTHVTLPAFGDHYEWNKVTSCIHNILSGQRWIEHYGEMAIKNINSDACQCKVTFIKARSWSSTVNEIEGVVTDSNGKVVHSIFGKWHESVFQGDPPSATCIWRANPMPEEQEQYYGFTQFAVELNELDFTLRPLLPPTDTRFRPDQRLLEEGNTEGAEEQKQRIEQLQRERRKVLQDNNMIHQPRFFKKSKDDTWVSNDTYWELRRDPGFSKLNFPVLW